In one Paenibacillus sp. JQZ6Y-1 genomic region, the following are encoded:
- a CDS encoding methyl-accepting chemotaxis protein, which yields MKLSLGSKLVASFIAVSVITYGTSAFFIFYLKSYLASTMADWMYVSIILLLGIMWSGILGYVISRFLTRPIVALSRIAEKVSAGDLTVDIPDRREEDEIKVLNDAFRMMVFNIKGIVNDIVHNTSTTSQNADCLSGSITEAAQQIESLSAIADEIYTGVQQQRASSETSLQTAQHMMSSFREMKDKSSHMLKLSTTMDQSVQSTRDIFASLKSGMDTLSSSQNEAEQTVRLLDNQASDIGAVSGTVKDLAEQTHLLALNASIEAAHAGEHGAGFAVVASEIRKLAEQSNDSAQRIQSLIGAVQSQIHATVELIHNQNELVQRETTHTSRVEETLNQFAGIVDEFMSAVQLMEGSISEQNDRVELTYSHVQQIREMADKFYEGARQISTATHEETAIMQEISSSSDELSSMTTSLLEKTKVFTA from the coding sequence ATGAAACTATCCCTTGGTTCGAAGCTGGTGGCAAGCTTTATTGCCGTATCTGTCATTACCTATGGTACAAGCGCTTTCTTTATTTTCTATTTGAAGTCGTATCTGGCTTCGACCATGGCGGATTGGATGTATGTGTCCATTATTCTGCTGCTAGGCATTATGTGGAGCGGTATTCTTGGTTATGTCATTTCTCGCTTTTTAACCCGTCCGATTGTTGCATTGTCCCGTATTGCGGAAAAGGTATCTGCCGGTGATCTGACCGTTGATATTCCTGATCGTCGTGAAGAGGATGAGATCAAAGTACTGAATGATGCTTTCCGTATGATGGTGTTCAATATCAAAGGCATCGTGAATGACATTGTCCACAACACCAGCACCACTTCGCAAAATGCAGATTGTTTAAGCGGTTCCATTACGGAAGCTGCCCAGCAGATCGAGTCCTTATCTGCAATTGCTGACGAGATTTATACGGGCGTACAGCAGCAGCGCGCTTCCAGTGAAACCTCGCTGCAAACTGCGCAGCATATGATGAGCTCGTTCCGTGAAATGAAAGATAAATCGTCCCATATGCTAAAGTTGTCCACGACTATGGATCAATCGGTTCAATCCACACGCGACATCTTTGCTTCCTTAAAATCAGGCATGGACACCTTATCTAGTTCCCAAAACGAAGCAGAGCAAACCGTTCGCCTACTCGACAATCAAGCATCCGATATTGGTGCTGTCAGCGGTACTGTCAAAGATCTCGCCGAGCAAACACATCTGTTAGCACTGAACGCTTCCATTGAAGCCGCTCATGCTGGTGAACATGGAGCTGGATTCGCGGTGGTTGCTTCCGAAATCCGCAAGCTTGCTGAGCAAAGTAATGATTCTGCTCAACGCATTCAATCGCTGATCGGTGCTGTGCAATCGCAAATTCACGCAACCGTAGAGCTGATTCATAATCAGAATGAACTGGTACAACGAGAGACGACACATACGTCGCGCGTAGAAGAAACGCTGAATCAGTTTGCGGGGATCGTTGACGAGTTTATGTCTGCCGTGCAATTGATGGAAGGCTCAATTTCTGAACAAAATGACCGTGTCGAGCTGACGTACAGCCATGTGCAGCAAATTCGCGAAATGGCAGACAAATTCTACGAAGGTGCACGCCAAATCTCTACTGCCACGCATGAGGAAACAGCCATCATGCAAGAAATTTCGTCTTCCTCTGACGAACTGAGCAGCATGACAACAAGCTTGTTGGAGAAAACGAAAGTATTTACTGCCTGA
- a CDS encoding ABC transporter ATP-binding protein, whose product MTRLDNKTITRRLYQYALRSKKTFIVALIMLVIGVGAELAGPFIAKNIIDNHMFAIEQPFYQTTASDPHAAEYKGAYYKRQGFWSDGEKKGLEAHVVQSGTSFYFVEGPMDNLTGEKTFDDGTLTIRNAQGEQAVYPAVVLSATELFGFYQPELPGIYQLVGLYFVFLLITIVTEFGKTYWMQSSANKVIQELRIDLYAHIQRLPVPFFDNLPAGKVVSRVTNDTEAVKDLFVAVLSNFSSGAVYMLGVYIALFILDFRLGMVCLFLVPLLILWIMLYRKVATKYNRIIRSRLSEINAIINESIQGMSIIRIFRKQKQTQDEFEKLNNDYQFFQNKMLRLNSLTSFNLVNVLRNLTFALVLWYFGSASLGSFDSAISLGVLYAFVDVLGRLFQPMTGMVNQLAALDLSMVSAGRVFELLDEEGENVTDGSMPRYKGDVRFHDVTFAYKKDPVLKHIDFEAKQGQTVALVGHTGSGKSSIINLLFRFYDPQQGTITIDGQNIRELPKQWIRQHMGIVLQDPYLFTGTIASNVSLDNEQISRERLEQALRDVGAEQILSDLPKGFDEPVVEKGSTLSAGQRQLISFARALAYDPAILILDEATANIDTETEALIQSALEVLKRGRTTFIVAHRLSTIRSADQILVLHRGEIVERGSHDELMEIDGRYRQMYRMQTGIGSNAILDGTEQPQDREAPIPAGLRTT is encoded by the coding sequence ATGACGCGGCTGGACAATAAAACCATTACAAGGCGATTGTATCAATACGCCTTACGCTCCAAAAAGACATTTATTGTCGCTCTGATCATGCTGGTTATCGGCGTAGGTGCCGAGCTAGCAGGTCCATTTATCGCTAAAAATATTATTGATAATCATATGTTCGCTATTGAACAGCCTTTTTATCAGACGACTGCGAGTGATCCGCACGCTGCCGAATATAAAGGCGCGTATTACAAACGCCAAGGATTTTGGAGCGACGGAGAAAAGAAAGGGCTGGAAGCTCATGTTGTACAAAGTGGAACCTCCTTCTACTTTGTCGAAGGTCCGATGGATAACCTTACCGGTGAAAAGACATTCGATGATGGTACGCTAACGATCCGCAATGCGCAGGGAGAACAGGCGGTATATCCGGCAGTGGTACTCTCCGCGACAGAGCTGTTCGGCTTTTATCAGCCAGAGCTGCCGGGCATTTATCAGCTAGTTGGATTATACTTTGTCTTCTTGCTGATTACGATTGTAACCGAGTTTGGTAAAACGTACTGGATGCAGTCGTCTGCCAATAAAGTCATTCAAGAGCTGCGTATTGATCTGTACGCACACATTCAACGTTTACCAGTGCCTTTCTTTGACAATCTGCCTGCTGGTAAAGTGGTATCGCGTGTAACGAATGATACGGAAGCGGTGAAAGATCTATTCGTCGCCGTATTATCGAATTTCAGCTCTGGTGCTGTATACATGCTCGGTGTGTATATCGCTCTCTTTATTCTGGATTTCCGACTAGGCATGGTTTGTCTATTCTTGGTTCCGCTGTTAATACTGTGGATTATGCTATATCGCAAAGTAGCAACCAAATATAATCGCATCATCCGCTCCCGCTTGAGCGAAATCAATGCGATTATCAATGAATCGATTCAAGGTATGTCGATCATTCGGATTTTCCGTAAGCAAAAGCAGACACAGGATGAGTTTGAAAAGTTGAACAATGATTATCAATTTTTCCAAAACAAAATGCTGCGTCTGAACTCTCTGACTTCGTTCAATCTGGTTAACGTGCTGCGGAACTTAACCTTTGCACTGGTGCTGTGGTATTTCGGTTCGGCTTCCCTTGGTAGCTTTGACAGTGCCATCTCGCTTGGTGTGCTATACGCATTTGTCGATGTGCTGGGACGGTTGTTCCAACCGATGACGGGTATGGTCAATCAATTGGCTGCACTTGATCTGTCAATGGTATCGGCAGGACGTGTATTCGAGCTGCTGGATGAGGAAGGCGAAAACGTTACCGACGGCTCGATGCCGCGTTATAAAGGCGATGTACGGTTTCACGATGTGACCTTTGCCTACAAAAAAGACCCAGTGCTCAAGCATATCGACTTTGAAGCCAAGCAGGGTCAAACGGTCGCACTGGTCGGTCATACCGGTTCCGGTAAAAGCTCGATTATCAATCTGCTGTTCCGTTTCTACGATCCACAGCAAGGCACCATTACGATTGACGGGCAAAATATTCGCGAGCTGCCAAAACAGTGGATTCGCCAGCATATGGGTATTGTGCTACAAGATCCGTATCTGTTTACTGGTACGATTGCTTCTAATGTCAGTCTGGACAATGAACAGATTAGTCGCGAACGACTGGAACAGGCGCTTCGTGATGTAGGTGCCGAGCAGATTCTGTCCGATCTACCGAAGGGCTTTGACGAGCCAGTGGTGGAGAAAGGCAGTACCTTATCTGCTGGTCAGCGTCAATTGATCTCCTTTGCCCGTGCGCTTGCTTATGATCCAGCGATTCTGATTCTGGATGAAGCAACGGCGAATATTGATACCGAGACGGAAGCATTGATTCAGTCCGCATTGGAAGTGCTGAAGCGCGGACGCACTACCTTTATCGTGGCGCACCGCCTCTCCACCATCCGCAGTGCAGATCAGATTCTAGTGCTGCATCGCGGCGAAATTGTAGAACGCGGTTCACATGATGAACTGATGGAGATCGACGGACGGTATCGTCAAATGTACCGTATGCAAACAGGTATCGGCTCCAATGCGATTCTGGATGGCACAGAACAGCCTCAGGATCGCGAAGCACCTATTCCTGCTGGCTTGCGCACAACCTAA
- a CDS encoding ABC transporter ATP-binding protein, with the protein MFAVLKNLGWFFSRERKRYLLGIIMLAIVGVFELAPPKLLGDAIDRISSGTITFQALMYYTGAIALIVVIIYGITYVWMHSLFGGSNLVERLLRTRFMAHLLRMTPPFFERSRTGDLMARATNDLRSVAVTVGFGMLTLTDSTVYLLTVLLAMGFLISWKLTLAAILPLPFIAISMAIYGKVVHSRYTLAQDAFGDMNDQVLESIAGVRVIRAYVQERQDEKRFADITNDVYRKNLAVALVDGLFEPTIRLFVGLSYIIGLGYGVYLVFHNQLTLGDLVSFNIYLGMMIWPMFAIGELINIMQRGNASLDRVNETLAVKPDVEDITEPVHVENPDQIEFDNVVFRYPTSTVDNLQQVSLRIQAGETLGVVGRTGSGKSTLLKQLLHEYPTGSGELKIGGVPIQHIAKDQLHSWLGYVPQEQILFSRSVRNNIRFGKSDASDEDVMAAIRTAAFDTDLHTFPEGLDTIVGERGVALSGGQKQRVSLARAFIAEPPILILDDALSAVDARTEARIIENIRTERAGKTTLIATHRLSAVEHADHIVVLDRGSIIEEGTHAELLAAKGWYHEQYERQQVSDSLDEEVS; encoded by the coding sequence ATGTTTGCTGTTTTAAAAAATCTCGGCTGGTTTTTTAGTCGAGAACGAAAACGTTATCTGCTCGGTATTATTATGCTGGCAATTGTAGGTGTGTTCGAATTGGCACCACCAAAATTGCTTGGCGATGCGATTGACCGCATTTCCTCCGGTACGATTACGTTTCAAGCTCTAATGTATTACACAGGTGCGATTGCATTAATCGTGGTCATTATTTATGGCATCACCTATGTATGGATGCACAGTTTGTTCGGCGGCTCCAACCTAGTGGAGCGGTTGCTACGCACTCGCTTTATGGCTCATCTGCTGCGCATGACGCCTCCCTTTTTTGAACGGAGTCGTACTGGCGATTTGATGGCGCGGGCAACCAACGATTTGCGCTCGGTTGCAGTGACGGTTGGATTCGGAATGCTGACGCTGACCGACTCTACTGTATATCTGCTGACCGTTTTGCTGGCGATGGGCTTTCTAATCAGCTGGAAATTGACGCTGGCGGCTATCTTGCCATTACCGTTTATCGCGATTTCGATGGCGATCTACGGCAAAGTTGTCCATTCTCGCTACACCCTGGCACAAGATGCGTTTGGCGATATGAACGACCAAGTATTGGAATCAATCGCTGGCGTACGTGTGATTCGTGCTTATGTACAGGAGCGTCAAGATGAGAAACGTTTCGCCGATATTACAAACGATGTATATCGTAAAAACTTAGCTGTTGCTCTAGTAGATGGACTATTCGAGCCAACGATTCGTTTGTTTGTTGGACTGAGTTATATTATCGGTTTGGGCTACGGCGTATATCTGGTGTTCCATAATCAACTGACGCTGGGCGATCTGGTTTCCTTCAATATTTATCTTGGCATGATGATCTGGCCGATGTTCGCAATTGGTGAATTGATCAATATTATGCAGCGCGGTAATGCCTCGCTGGATCGTGTCAACGAGACACTGGCGGTCAAACCGGATGTAGAGGATATTACTGAACCGGTACATGTAGAGAATCCCGATCAGATTGAATTTGATAACGTCGTCTTCCGCTATCCGACTTCGACGGTCGACAATCTACAGCAGGTATCGCTGCGTATCCAAGCAGGCGAAACACTTGGCGTTGTCGGACGTACCGGCAGTGGCAAATCTACGCTACTCAAGCAACTGCTGCATGAATATCCAACAGGCAGTGGCGAATTGAAAATTGGCGGTGTACCGATTCAACATATCGCCAAAGATCAGCTGCACAGCTGGCTTGGTTATGTACCGCAGGAGCAAATCTTGTTTTCCCGCAGCGTACGTAATAATATCCGCTTCGGTAAATCAGATGCTTCGGATGAGGATGTTATGGCTGCAATTCGTACGGCTGCCTTTGATACGGATCTGCATACGTTCCCCGAAGGTCTGGATACGATTGTCGGTGAGCGTGGTGTCGCCCTATCAGGTGGACAAAAGCAACGGGTATCGCTGGCGCGTGCGTTTATCGCTGAACCCCCTATTTTAATACTGGATGATGCGCTGTCTGCGGTCGATGCTCGAACCGAAGCACGCATTATTGAAAATATCCGTACAGAACGTGCTGGCAAAACGACGCTGATCGCGACTCACCGGTTATCCGCGGTAGAGCATGCCGATCATATCGTGGTGCTGGACAGAGGAAGCATTATTGAAGAAGGAACGCATGCCGAGCTGCTCGCTGCTAAGGGCTGGTATCATGAGCAATATGAGCGTCAGCAAGTGAGCGATTCCTTGGATGAGGAGGTGTCTTAA
- a CDS encoding HesB/YadR/YfhF family protein, with product MSIAVSNEAAQWYKKELDLQEGDHIRFYARYSSNSDIHPGFSLGISVEPPVSPGLEQEAEGIQFYMESQDLWYLNGYKLNVEYVDQEDDIRYAYVPESQNS from the coding sequence ATGAGCATCGCAGTATCCAATGAAGCAGCACAATGGTACAAAAAAGAGCTTGATTTGCAGGAAGGCGATCATATTCGTTTCTATGCACGCTATAGTAGCAACAGCGATATTCACCCGGGATTTTCGCTGGGTATTTCCGTAGAACCGCCGGTCAGTCCGGGTCTGGAACAGGAAGCGGAAGGCATCCAATTTTATATGGAATCTCAAGATTTGTGGTATTTGAACGGGTACAAGCTGAATGTAGAGTATGTCGATCAGGAAGACGATATCCGTTATGCGTATGTGCCGGAATCGCAGAACTCCTGA
- a CDS encoding ADP-heptose synthase has product MSQAFVIEAVMIAIYGQLLNPDKPVTYIVPYTTIMELYEFAESTEPLMNSPIEDREVRDRIQELIRYLEEPLNKKKIQRCLQMPWSQSSGIVFSDQVQLSVVNALDNAHYGETFDPIETELILSSLKKEAPMLTDQFEMIQRLIDAKVPVQVYDIEDFSYALEGISPV; this is encoded by the coding sequence ATGTCCCAGGCGTTTGTCATCGAAGCAGTAATGATTGCCATTTATGGCCAGTTACTTAACCCGGATAAACCGGTCACTTATATTGTGCCGTACACGACCATTATGGAACTGTACGAATTTGCGGAGAGCACCGAGCCGCTCATGAATAGCCCGATCGAAGACCGCGAAGTACGCGACCGCATTCAAGAGCTTATTCGCTATCTGGAAGAACCGCTGAACAAAAAGAAAATTCAGCGTTGTCTGCAAATGCCGTGGTCGCAAAGCTCAGGTATTGTCTTCAGCGATCAGGTACAGCTATCGGTCGTCAATGCGCTCGATAATGCCCACTACGGCGAAACATTTGACCCGATCGAAACGGAACTGATCCTCTCTTCTCTGAAAAAGGAAGCTCCTATGCTGACCGACCAGTTCGAGATGATCCAGCGTCTGATCGACGCGAAAGTACCTGTACAGGTATACGATATCGAAGATTTCTCGTATGCACTGGAAGGAATTTCGCCTGTGTAA
- a CDS encoding DUF441 domain-containing protein, giving the protein MGAIDMPALVLLIMAGLGIVGKNTTVTIAMLVLLLIRVLGWNQAFPWLEKYGLTIGITILTIGVMTPLASGRISMDVILHSFLSWKSLAAVGIGLFVAYLGGRGTILMTNQPTVVAGLLIGTLLGVAFFKGVPVGPLIAAGLLSLLIGRS; this is encoded by the coding sequence ATGGGTGCTATCGACATGCCTGCTCTTGTCCTGCTAATCATGGCAGGGCTTGGAATTGTCGGTAAAAATACAACCGTCACCATCGCTATGCTGGTTCTGCTGCTGATTCGTGTACTCGGCTGGAATCAGGCTTTTCCTTGGCTCGAAAAGTATGGTCTGACGATTGGGATTACCATTTTGACGATTGGTGTCATGACGCCGCTTGCCAGCGGCAGAATCTCAATGGATGTGATTTTGCATTCGTTTCTAAGCTGGAAATCACTTGCCGCCGTCGGGATCGGTCTGTTCGTGGCGTATCTGGGCGGACGCGGGACGATACTGATGACCAACCAACCGACCGTTGTAGCAGGGCTGTTGATTGGTACGCTGCTTGGAGTCGCCTTTTTCAAAGGTGTACCAGTCGGTCCATTGATTGCAGCTGGCTTACTGTCACTGCTAATCGGTAGATCATAA
- a CDS encoding YpdA family putative bacillithiol disulfide reductase, protein MQDVIIVGAGPCGLSAAIECERLGLKTLLIEKYNVVHSIFLYPTNMQFFSTAELLEIGDLPFPSPNEKPFRHEALAYYRRAAEHYKLNIQPYTEATGIERHDNGTFSLHTVNRQGQQHTYEARKVIISTGYFDHPNYLGIPGEDLDKVTHYFREAHPYTGMRVAIIGGSNSAVDAALEIVRVGAKVDMVYRGNDLSANIKSWVRPIFESLVMKGKIALHLNARVTEIHDSEVQLTHNDGKVEMLHNDFVLAMTGFRPDRKLITSMGVTMSDDMDKPRFDPDTMETNIEGLYVAGVIASGRNANEVFIETGRRHGALIAKHIVANS, encoded by the coding sequence ATGCAAGATGTTATTATTGTTGGCGCCGGTCCATGCGGCTTATCCGCAGCGATTGAATGTGAGCGCCTCGGTTTGAAGACGTTATTGATTGAGAAATACAATGTGGTGCACTCGATTTTCTTATACCCGACCAATATGCAGTTTTTCAGTACAGCAGAATTACTGGAAATTGGAGATTTGCCATTTCCATCTCCTAACGAAAAACCGTTCCGACATGAAGCGCTGGCTTACTATCGCCGGGCTGCGGAGCATTACAAGCTGAATATTCAGCCATATACAGAAGCAACCGGTATTGAGCGCCATGACAATGGTACGTTCTCTCTGCATACGGTGAACCGTCAAGGGCAGCAACATACGTATGAAGCACGTAAAGTCATTATTTCCACTGGTTATTTTGACCATCCGAATTATCTAGGTATTCCGGGTGAAGATTTGGACAAAGTGACACATTATTTCCGCGAAGCGCATCCGTATACTGGTATGCGGGTAGCCATTATTGGGGGCAGTAACTCCGCAGTGGATGCGGCGCTAGAAATCGTACGCGTTGGTGCTAAAGTCGATATGGTGTATCGTGGCAATGATCTATCCGCCAATATCAAATCGTGGGTACGTCCAATCTTCGAAAGTCTAGTTATGAAGGGTAAAATCGCTCTTCATTTGAATGCACGTGTCACTGAAATTCATGATTCGGAAGTTCAACTAACGCATAATGATGGCAAAGTAGAAATGCTGCACAATGACTTTGTGCTGGCGATGACCGGCTTCCGCCCTGATCGCAAGCTTATTACCTCTATGGGTGTAACGATGAGCGACGATATGGACAAGCCTCGCTTTGACCCGGATACGATGGAAACCAATATCGAAGGCTTGTACGTAGCTGGTGTGATTGCTTCCGGTCGCAATGCTAACGAAGTATTTATCGAAACCGGACGCCGTCATGGTGCATTGATCGCCAAGCATATCGTTGCTAACTCCTAA
- a CDS encoding DUF3939 domain-containing protein: MSILERLKGRSKKTNNSMPSVHVTMDELRSAVLQFERDMGDGINRTVLMQEDGTIDLSRLNRYLGGQCDQKFYLSRETFELFEEQERHIPYHLDRVQWAVDDYASETGKMPVIEDSPHFEVDCRKLYQQRYLHEIPDFRVFVTDQEMMVTHREPAILPESKAQRDKSYVLL; this comes from the coding sequence ATGTCTATACTGGAACGCTTGAAAGGCAGAAGCAAAAAGACCAATAACAGCATGCCATCGGTTCATGTAACAATGGACGAATTGCGCAGTGCAGTCTTGCAGTTTGAACGTGATATGGGCGATGGTATTAATCGTACGGTACTCATGCAGGAGGATGGAACGATTGACTTGTCCAGATTGAATCGTTATCTGGGTGGACAGTGTGATCAGAAGTTTTATCTGTCTCGTGAGACATTCGAGCTGTTTGAAGAACAGGAGCGCCATATTCCGTATCATCTGGATCGTGTACAATGGGCGGTGGACGATTATGCCAGTGAAACTGGGAAAATGCCAGTGATCGAGGATTCGCCACACTTTGAGGTGGATTGCCGCAAGCTGTATCAGCAGCGCTACCTGCACGAAATTCCTGACTTCCGCGTGTTTGTTACCGATCAGGAGATGATGGTAACACATCGTGAGCCTGCGATTTTACCGGAGAGCAAAGCACAGAGAGATAAAAGTTATGTGCTATTGTAA
- a CDS encoding HAD family hydrolase, whose product MTQIPIQAVIFDLDNTLMDRDYTFRAFSERLIRDYLGHLNDEHVRDIIGYMRIADADGYRDKRGFFEELVERLPWSEKPDADELFAYYNEHYMKEARLMDHALEAIQACREQGYKLGMLTNGRYEVQFGKVKHLGLESYFDVILTSGEAGINKPDKRIYEMILERLGTSGEETVFVGDHPENDIWGAAQVGMRGIFLRRSFEWDDRLGLEPWKRIEQLDELEAIWKQF is encoded by the coding sequence ATGACACAAATCCCAATTCAAGCAGTGATTTTCGATCTGGACAATACATTAATGGACCGAGATTATACCTTTCGCGCCTTTTCCGAACGACTGATTCGCGATTATCTCGGTCATCTAAATGATGAACATGTGCGCGACATTATCGGATATATGCGTATTGCCGATGCAGATGGGTATCGGGATAAGCGTGGATTTTTTGAGGAGTTGGTGGAGCGTTTACCGTGGTCAGAGAAGCCTGACGCAGATGAACTATTCGCGTATTATAATGAGCATTATATGAAGGAAGCGCGTCTGATGGATCATGCGCTGGAAGCGATTCAAGCTTGTCGGGAACAAGGATATAAGCTGGGGATGCTGACCAATGGGCGGTACGAAGTACAGTTTGGCAAGGTGAAGCATCTAGGGTTGGAATCGTACTTTGATGTCATTTTGACTTCAGGCGAAGCGGGGATCAATAAGCCCGACAAGCGCATTTATGAGATGATACTGGAACGATTGGGTACGAGCGGAGAAGAGACGGTGTTTGTAGGCGATCATCCAGAGAATGACATCTGGGGCGCGGCGCAGGTGGGAATGCGAGGGATTTTCCTACGGCGCAGTTTTGAGTGGGATGATCGTCTGGGATTGGAGCCGTGGAAGCGGATTGAACAGTTGGATGAGTTGGAAGCGATTTGGAAGCAATTTTAG
- a CDS encoding SDR family NAD(P)-dependent oxidoreductase has protein sequence MTKTALVTGGNKGIGYEIAKYLLKDGYRVLVGARDQQRGEKAVGELKAFGDAHLILLDVANLQSIDLAVSSIIDNYSDLSLLINNAGIPGDMHKLGWEFNVEELKATYDVNFIGPFALSKGLLPLLIKNKGTIQNITIPIEPLTHFNAFAYATSKAPLNVMTKSWGMSFEHDHIPVQILAVLPGAVSTDLNGNMTGDFVKTPVEAAEFIVSYLTDGQNHNGQIINYDGTSVIYG, from the coding sequence ATGACAAAGACAGCTCTAGTTACTGGTGGCAACAAAGGTATCGGGTATGAGATTGCTAAGTATTTATTGAAGGATGGATATCGCGTTCTGGTAGGGGCGCGTGATCAGCAGCGTGGTGAGAAGGCAGTAGGGGAGCTAAAAGCATTTGGAGATGCTCATCTTATATTGCTAGATGTGGCTAATTTACAAAGTATTGACCTTGCAGTGAGTAGTATTATTGATAACTATAGCGATCTATCTCTGTTAATTAACAATGCAGGTATTCCGGGTGATATGCATAAGTTAGGCTGGGAATTTAATGTAGAGGAACTTAAAGCTACGTATGATGTTAACTTTATCGGACCGTTTGCTCTGTCCAAGGGATTGCTTCCTTTATTGATTAAGAACAAGGGTACCATTCAAAATATTACCATTCCTATTGAGCCGCTGACGCATTTTAATGCTTTTGCTTATGCAACGTCGAAAGCTCCGCTGAATGTGATGACCAAGTCTTGGGGAATGAGCTTTGAGCATGATCATATTCCTGTTCAGATTTTAGCTGTACTTCCAGGTGCGGTATCAACTGACTTGAATGGGAATATGACAGGTGACTTTGTCAAAACACCTGTTGAAGCTGCTGAGTTTATCGTGAGTTATCTGACTGACGGACAAAATCATAATGGACAGATTATTAATTACGATGGCACTTCAGTAATATATGGATAA
- a CDS encoding MarR family transcriptional regulator, whose translation MSQDWSQKSQLLYQMYRVNNAINTTFDAYISLSQSRFEILALIYQEIEISQGDLQKRVTLDKAAVARHLKQLEEQQLVVRRKKNGDNRMIWVQLTDLGKASIEASQKEKEYFANELLHQISDRELDTFQNILMKLDGNIARMIRDNE comes from the coding sequence TTGAGTCAGGATTGGTCACAAAAATCCCAATTGTTATACCAGATGTACCGTGTAAACAATGCTATTAATACGACATTTGATGCTTATATTAGTCTTAGCCAATCTCGTTTTGAAATACTCGCGTTAATATACCAAGAGATCGAAATTAGTCAGGGTGATTTGCAAAAGCGGGTAACTCTGGACAAGGCCGCAGTTGCCAGACACCTCAAGCAGCTGGAGGAGCAACAGTTGGTTGTACGCCGCAAAAAAAACGGTGACAACCGAATGATTTGGGTGCAATTGACCGATCTGGGCAAAGCATCGATTGAAGCATCGCAAAAGGAAAAAGAGTATTTTGCGAATGAGTTATTGCATCAGATTAGCGATAGAGAATTGGATACATTTCAAAACATATTAATGAAATTGGATGGAAATATTGCACGAATGATAAGAGATAACGAATAA
- a CDS encoding ABC transporter permease, which translates to MGWYVRSLGTRKVLEFVVLIVFVVFFLGPLLNLLLLAVSGKWQYPAALPQSWSLEWWQFVLSQDDVLESISLSFLIAVVVTICSIIVCIPAAYAFARIAFPLSRWFLFSFLLTHAFPKMGLYVSIAVLFYKFGLMNTFVGIVLIHMVNTLMYMTWIPASSFRSVHRAQEESARDAGAGPLRVFWKITLPMAFPGIMVASIFTFLASLDEAQGTLLVGIPDYKTMPIIMYSIIADYPSTTGAVFSVILTLPTILLLLAARRFVSADVLAGGFQVK; encoded by the coding sequence ATGGGCTGGTATGTGCGTTCGCTTGGTACGAGAAAAGTATTGGAATTTGTTGTATTGATTGTGTTTGTTGTGTTTTTTTTAGGACCGCTGCTGAATTTGCTGTTGCTGGCAGTGTCGGGCAAGTGGCAATATCCAGCTGCGCTGCCGCAGAGCTGGTCGCTGGAATGGTGGCAATTTGTACTGTCTCAGGACGATGTGCTGGAATCGATCTCGCTCTCGTTTCTGATTGCAGTGGTCGTGACGATTTGCTCGATTATCGTCTGTATTCCGGCTGCATATGCGTTTGCGCGTATCGCTTTTCCGTTGAGTCGTTGGTTTTTGTTTTCGTTCTTATTGACGCACGCTTTTCCGAAAATGGGGCTGTATGTATCGATTGCGGTGCTGTTTTACAAATTTGGACTGATGAATACGTTTGTCGGTATTGTGCTGATCCATATGGTGAACACGTTAATGTATATGACATGGATTCCAGCGTCGTCCTTTCGTAGTGTGCATCGGGCACAGGAGGAATCGGCACGAGATGCCGGTGCTGGACCGTTGCGTGTATTTTGGAAAATCACATTGCCGATGGCATTTCCGGGCATTATGGTCGCATCGATTTTTACTTTTTTGGCATCGCTTGATGAGGCGCAGGGTACATTGCTTGTTGGTATACCGGATTATAAGACAATGCCGATTATTATGTATTCGATCATTGCGGATTATCCAAGCACGACGGGGGCGGTATTCTCTGTTATTTTGACGCTGCCGACCATCCTCTTGCTGCTTGCAGCACGCCGATTTGTCAGTGCAGATGTGCTGGCAGGTGGTTTTCAGGTGAAGTAA